In Solobacterium moorei, a single genomic region encodes these proteins:
- a CDS encoding phage replisome organizer N-terminal domain-containing protein: protein MADNRRYYWLKLKEDFFTDKRIKRLRKISGGDTYTIIYLKLLLLSLKDSGKLYYDGVETDFIKELALTIDETEDDVMVIVNYLMAQGLMEIITENDEYFLTEIPSLIGSETASTRRSRKSRGQKALQCNTNATHCNLLQQNCNGDIEKEIDIELEKEGEIEKISPVFYGEYKNVSLTDEEYGKLKDKMQGHREKMIEKLSTYMQSTGRNYKDHYATLIHWYEQDKGKLKECSKSTVYTLEDYDNGEHL, encoded by the coding sequence ATGGCAGACAACAGAAGATACTATTGGTTAAAATTGAAAGAAGATTTTTTTACAGATAAGAGAATCAAAAGGCTAAGAAAAATATCAGGAGGAGATACCTATACAATCATTTATCTTAAATTGCTTTTACTTAGCTTAAAAGATAGTGGGAAGCTGTATTATGATGGAGTAGAAACAGACTTTATCAAAGAGCTTGCCTTAACGATTGATGAAACGGAAGATGATGTAATGGTTATAGTGAACTATCTTATGGCACAAGGATTGATGGAGATAATCACAGAAAATGACGAGTATTTTTTAACAGAAATCCCAAGTCTTATAGGTTCAGAAACAGCGTCTACAAGGCGTTCGAGAAAATCGAGAGGACAAAAAGCGTTGCAATGCAACACTAATGCAACACATTGCAACCTTTTGCAACAAAATTGCAACGGAGATATAGAGAAAGAAATAGATATAGAGTTAGAAAAAGAGGGGGAGATAGAAAAAATATCCCCCGTTTTTTACGGAGAATATAAAAATGTTTCCTTAACAGATGAAGAATATGGAAAGTTAAAGGATAAAATGCAAGGTCATAGGGAGAAAATGATAGAAAAGCTTTCGACTTATATGCAAAGCACAGGAAGAAACTACAAAGACCATTATGCGACCTTAATTCATTGGTATGAACAAGATAAAGGGAAATTAAAGGAGTGTAGTAAATCAACAGTATATACCCTTGAAGATTATGACAATGGAGAACATTTATAA